The proteins below come from a single Pararge aegeria chromosome 23, ilParAegt1.1, whole genome shotgun sequence genomic window:
- the LOC120634129 gene encoding uncharacterized protein LOC120634129 isoform X2: MEESEDNMSAEEIKFDDGPIKSKPKKRSLVERELETSLTARITSPLTTGDATSTSRYGRARRLKSDAELCDLERNVSRLHKSPKFDKSPSKMQSAAYKMHASNSPIKNETPKRDDTLENQIENIYNENVSLSRFGSEEKACMSATKKSPKVYIRKDLIQSKEKEDDTVVLIKNMFSPHSGKKSNNHLTNYMERSSEKYDVKKPINGYLNTSSVVKTLDFDSKKKKKEEKKMVLSKSELFNLEAQCEYQVGDLAWARMGTYPFWPCIITRDPLSGTFVKKKLYGRLERDVLHVTFFGDNGRRGWIVGTMLRKFLGQLEFEVARANFPSETKKKDPRLYAAFLISEKKMPQWQVSVEEAEILLREPKRLRIDILNEMLQKGTEIKTIPKHEKSKKIVRTNSDVSLSESLLDTLFSEDDTKGKDIERARSKSGNRSLDVSDVVTACLDNMAAKTGITKIQRQSHMDRWLQKAKSKTPEKSHLQSHLSLKMEKDNKVNGNYTLSLCTNESDIMEMKNKMKPIKLETSDTIVAINTKESKNYLETLSSDDTLKGTEIIKESDFYLSHQYVLDDASLDNESADIDILYTPTIQKKNSDIDQMYDSVEVQTVDRNISLIATKALTGEQIYPKGHIEVSDSKVAQNQLKNNDELPTLKSINKNITVRASPEKESDQKEIVFKNKEANIHNSKNTPRKVSLDVYDKCGNKDFLDVSTNILKKNNLEQATKTKLIQNKTFEFDNENQSTNLSIQGLESPYVISKRQVTTNCTENNTPTNVSLNVYADDAIVDFHDVSTNFFNNNILQQSSVMKDEFLQNKELQLNCRNKTKNLSIQSSDLSNVIIMKDYVDDGIVDFPDMTKTSKEKIITKNTTPNKETEITVSFLEYNELKSNNSNPKNEFTDISTKSRNVPNVVKLNNYVDEGMEDFPDVFTKNGEKNQLMESMGLRKTVINKPCHVNNRQNDLKEFETQLYNIFGISNKQSLKSRLNLSLNKSCSKNTKINEEFKTIDKGSLNNSNHESECKKSTVQNNKLYDSKITNVLVSILEVSPAENEVFFQKNHKNHSEKNFTDSSTAKNNKITRKAVSQLESDTIESHCKEDKVILTKNSIDINGGDTNHKDESKEPLAAFQSRLKPHASKPNTERKTLISKDSETAIKYNNDMIENIGINSYDSDKSLQKTELPNEHKLSNDARKALKNSDFLKYIELKQDALIDEQPELTEVEVTNYLYKTWLYEESLKTDVMKTDDIENAKLVNGLQKSPIKIRLSLNKSSRKNKKRYKVQITTDDENLTNSPDVFETKTNKIDFININKNINDVCINQSELTLKRSKRIIRNGHYSASFEKYCNSSIETDSYTDRQKGLELTAKDSGANCSSACPVEIKENISKESAISKEFSTVSGKLNQIEKHLHSYDEIDCVEKLSPNVSELVKQNGGHDGKLKSGKTLNVLNTDSNSSGEDEDPLVAHQLRLSLSKNQSAYVADGEINMKKSTDSKEETYKTEKDVTDLSVKSEDGEIAYKNKKLRTFDSSNDTKEDLINPDFLKYLELKQDTLIDEYPELTEEDITNYLYKTWLYEESLKNDIKKADDIETVTNLVKGLNQETAPVKRVRKKKLEKDKQIDFNLASEDIPRKEKSKRKIIKQYFYKENFSDIEDDIEFFEIFQPKSKTTMPIKSLPIKDTFKIETADRSLNIQTFDPQVEFVPDAIDEVEEYFRQLTVPKPNLFKGLLREKLCEICEKGYNLIKCKGCYCMFHVDCVKKKTEIIEVTSSVRGRKKKKKPRGRKPKDHNSLDSDYQNDERSQDPNASDEMLNTSIENDIEPYVIANADDFEAQLAVKMKELLENPENNLENDAYSSAEELDWNDTDYGECKIVDVLPRKKNLGNDIDYSNFKCNDCQKYEIPVCFVCKTSVSPKNKAAHRQRCQVAHCQKYYHLECLDHWPQTQFNAGELSRKNNSNQLVEALTCPRHVCHTCVCDDPRGCKTRFSGDKLARCVRCPATYHTFTKCLPAGSQILTASHIICPRHYEHRPGTQPRHVNTGWCFICALGGTLICCEYCPTSFHAECLNIDPPEGGYMCEDCETGRLPLYGEMVWVKLGHYRWWPGIILHPSEIPLNIQAVKHSQGEFVVRFFGQYDYYWVNRGRVFPFQEGDSGRITTQKSKIDAAFTMAMEHAQRACEILKTASPNEVESMDIASSLLPPHYVKLKVNKPCGSLCGKKIDIEESSLTQCECDPNEVDPCGPYTQCLNRMLLTECGPTCRAGDRCNNRAFEKRLYPKMTPYRTSARGWGLKTLQDVKAGQFVIEYVGELIDEEEFKRRMRRKQEVRDENFYYLTLDKERMIDAGPKGNLARFMNHSCEPNCETQKWTVLGDVRVGLFAINDIPANSELTFNYNLESTGIEKKPCMCGAKRCSGYIGEKPKQEDQPKKNKPAIPTKRSYKKRKNIELSPSTKPKQKVGRPYKPRELTEIEKDLLIIKNATNSISSESESSSLLSIDSKDSKGLKRRRTDDIFSPCTKKYKFEKPIESDINLESNN; encoded by the exons ATGGAGGAATCTGAGGACAACATGAGTGCTGAAGAAATTAAGTTTGATGATGGCCCCATTAAAAGTAAGCCAAAAAAGAGGTCTCTTGTTGAAAGGGAATTGGAAACAAGCTTAACTGCGCGAATAACGTCGCCTCTGACAACTGGAGATGCAACAAGCACAAGTCGTTATGGTAGGGCTCGCCGTCTTAAATCAGACGCAGAGCTGTGTGACTTGGAGAGAAATGTATCCAGACTCCACAAGTCTCCTAAATTTGATAAATCACCCAGCAAAATGCAATCTGCTGCCTATAAGATGCATGCTTCAAACTCTCCTATCAAAAATGAAACTCCAAAGCGTGATGATACTTTAGAAAATCAGATAGAGAACATTTATAATGAGAATGTTTCCCTTAGTCGATTTGGTTCTGAGGAGAAAGCTTGCATGTCAGCAACTAAGAAATCCCCTAAAGTCTATATAAGAAAAGACCTGATACAGAGTAAAGAAAAGGAGGATGACACTGTTGTtcttataaaaaacatgttttctcCACACAGTGGCAAAAAGTCTAATAATCATTTGACAAACTACATGGAGAGATCTTCTGAAAAGTATGatgtaaaaaaacctattaatGGATACTTAAATACATCTTCTGTGGTGAAAACTTTAGATTTTgatagtaaaaagaaaaaaaaagaagagaaaaaaatggttttgtcGAAAAGTGAGCTGTTCAACTTAGAAGCACAATGCGAGTATCAAGTTGGAGACTTGGCTTGGGCAAGAATGGGAACATATCCATTTTGGCCTTGCATCATTACGAGAGACCCTCTTAGTGGAACGTTTGTTAAAAAGAAGT TGTATGGACGTTTAGAAAGGGATGTACTTCATGTAACATTCTTCGGAGACAATGGACGCCGCGGCTGGATCGTAGGCACTATGCTCCGTAAGTTTCTTGGTCAACTGGAGTTCGAAGTGGCAAGGGCAAATTTTCCATCTGag ACTAAGAAAAAGGATCCAAGATTGTATGCTGCATTTTtgatatctgaaaaaaaaatgccacAATGGCAAGTGTCTGTTGAAGAAGCAGAAATATTGTTAAGAGAGCCAAAAAGATTAAGaatcgatattttaaatgaaatgctTCAAAAGGGAACAGAAATAAAAACCATACCAAAGCATGAGAAAAGCAAGAAAATTGTTAGAACAAACAGTGATGTGTCTCTAAGTGAGAGTTTGTTAGATACATTGTTTTCTGAAGATGACACTAAAGGAAAAGACATAGAAAGAGCACGAAGCAAGAGTGGGAATAGGTCTTTAGATGTGTCTGATGTTGTCACTGCATGTCTAGATAATATGGCTGCCAAAACTGGTATAACTAAGATTCAAAGACAATCTCATATGGATAGGTGGCTACAGAAAGCAAAGTCCAAAACACCCGAGAAATCTCATCTGCAATCTCATCTATCTCTGAAAATGGAGAAAGATAACAAA GTCAATGGAAATTATACTCTATCATTATGTACAAATGAATCAGATATCatggaaatgaaaaataaaatgaaaccaaTTAAACTAGAAACTTCGGATACTATTGTAGCAATAAACACCAAGGAAAGCAAAAATTATTTAGAAACTTTATCCAGCGATGATACCTTAAAAGGCACTGAAATAATAAAGGaatcagatttttatttatcacatcAATATGTTTTAGATGATGCAAGTTTGGATAACGAAAGTGCAgacatagatatattatatacaccaactatacaaaaaaagaatagtgACATTGACCAGATGTACGATAGTGTTGAAGTTCAAACTGTTGATCGAAATATTTCTCTAATAGCAACCAAAGCTTTAACAGGTGAACAAATATACCCTAAAGGTCATATAGAAGTCAGTGATTCTAAAGTGGCACAAAAtcagttaaaaaataatgatgagTTGCCTACTTTAaaaagcattaataaaaacataaccgTCCGGGCATCGCCAGAAAAAGAAAGTGATCAGAAAGAAATTGTTTTCAAGAATAAAGAGGCAAATATTCATAATTCGAAAAATACACCTAGAAAGGTAAGCTTAGACGTGTATGATAAATGCggaaataaagattttcttGACGTATCCACtaacatcttaaaaaaaaataacttagaaCAGGCaacaaaaaccaaattaattcaaaataaaacttttgagtTTGACAATGAAAACCAATCAACAAATTTAAGTATACAAGGCTTAGAATCGCCTTATGTTATATCCAAGAGACAAGTGACAACCAATTGTACTGAAAACAATACACCGACGAATGTTAGTTTAAATGTATATGCTGATGATGCGATTGTAGATTTCCATGATGTATCAACTAACTTCTTTAACAATAACATTTTACAACAGTCGAGTGTTATGAAAGATGAGTTCCTGCAAAATAAAGAGCTGCAGCTAAATTGTAGGAATAAGACTAAAAATTTAAGTATACAAAGCTCAGACTTGTCTAATGTTATAATCATGAAGGATTATGTTGATGATGGTATTGTAGATTTTCCTGATATGACCAAAACttctaaagaaaaaataattacgaaaaACACTACGCCAAACAAAGAAACAGAAATAACTGTAAGTTTCCTTGAATATAATGAGTTGAAGTCCAATAATTCGAATCCTAAAAATGAATTTACTGATATAAGTACAAAAAGCCGAAATGTGCCAAATGTCGTTAAGTTAAATAACTATGTGGATGAAGGCATGGAAGATTTTCCAGACGTATTCACAAAAAATGGTGAAAAAAATCAGTTGATGGAGTCAATGGGTTTGCGCAAGACTGTCATCAATAAGCCATGTCATGTAAATAATCGACAAAATGACCTTAAAGAGTTTGAAActcaattgtataatatttttggtaTATCAAATAAACAGTCACTAAAATCCAgattaaatttatctcttaacaAATCTTGtagtaaaaatactaaaattaatgAAGAATTTAAAACTATAGATAAAGGTAGTCTGAATAATTCAAACCATGAGTCCGAATGTAAGAAAAGTacagtacaaaataataaattatacgatagtaaaataacaaatgtGTTGGTTAGTATACTTGAGGTAAGTCCGGCAGAAAACGaagtattttttcaaaaaaatcataaaaatcataGTGAGAAAAACTTTACCGATAGTAGTACcgcgaaaaataataaaataactagaaAAGCAGTTTCGCAACTGGAAAGCGATACCATAGAAAGTCATTGTAAAGAAGACAAGGTGATTTTGACTAAGAACTCAATCGATATAAATGGCGGGGATACAAATCACAAAGATGAAAGTAAAGAACCATTAGCAGCATTTCAGTCAAGGTTGAAACCTCACGCTAGTAAACCTAATACTGAGAGGAAGACATTAATCAGTAAAGATTCAGAAACTGCGATTAAGTATAATAATGACATGATAGAAAATATTGGAATTAATTCATATGATAGCGACAAGTCGTTACAAAAGACAGAGTTACCTAATGAACATAAATTGTCTAATGATGCTCGAAAAGCATTGAAGaattctgattttttaaaatacattgagTTAAAACAAGACGCGCTCATTGATGAACAACCTGAACTTACTGAAGTGGAAGTAACAAATTACCTGTATAAAACGTGGTTGTATGAAGAGAGTTTAAAAACAGATGTCATGAAAACTGATGACATTGAAAATGCCAAACTAGTAAATGGTCTACAGAAAAGCCCAATAAAAATCAGGCTTTCTCTTAACAAATCAAgtagaaagaataaaaaaaggtataaagTTCAAATAACGACAGACGATGAAAACTTAACAAATTCTCCTGATGTATTTGAaacgaaaacaaataaaattgatttcattaatataaataaaaacataaatgatGTTTGTATAAATCAATCTGAATTAACACTCAAAAGGAGTAAACGCATAATACGAAATGGTCACTATAGTGCAAGTTTTGAGAAATATTGCAATAGTAGTATTGAAACAGACAGTTATACAGACAGGCAAAAAGGTCTAGAACTGACAGCAAAGGATAGTGGTGCAAATTGTAGTAGTGCGTGTCCAGtcgaaattaaagaaaacatttcTAAGGAAAGCGCCATTTCTAAAGAATTTTCAACAGTTTCTGGTAAACTCAACCAAATCGAAAAACATTTACATTCCTATGATGAGATTGACTGTGTAGAAAAACTATCACCAAATGTAAGTGAGCTTGTTAAGCAGAATGGTGGTCATGATGGCAAACTAAAATCAggaaaaacattaaatgtttTGAATACTGATTCAAACTCAAGTGGTGAAGACGAAGACCCATTAGTAGCGCATCAGTTACGATTGTCACTTTCCAAAAACCAATCTGCTTATGTTGCAGATGGTGAGATAAACATGAAAAAATCAACCGACAGTAAAGAAGAGACATACAAAACCGAAAAAGACGTCACAGACCTTTCAGTAAAATCAGAAGATGGTGAAATTGcatataagaataaaaaattacgaaCCTTTGATTCGTCTAATGATACTAAAGAAGATTTAATCAATccggattttttaaaatatttagaattaaaaCAGGACACGCTAATAGATGAATACCCCGAACTGACTGAAGAGGATATAACTAATTATTTGTACAAAACATGGTTATATGAGGAGAGTTTGAAGAACGATATTAAAAAAGCAGATGATATTGAAACTGTTACAAATTTAGTAAAAGGTCTCAATCAAGAGACCGCGCCAGTTAAAAGAGTTCGTAAGAAGAAACTTGAAAAAGATAAACAAATAGACTTTAATCTTGCTTCTGAAGATATCCCGCGTAAAGAAAAGTCTAaacgaaaaattataaaacaatatttttataaagaaaatttttcCGATATAGAGGATGACATcgaattttttgaaatatttcaacCGAAATCTAAAACAACGATGCCGATTAAATCTCTAccaataaaggatacttttaaaattgaaacCGCGGATCGAAGTTTAAACATCCAAACTTTTGATCCTCAGGTTGAGTTTGTGCCAGACGCAATAGATGAAGTCGAGGAGTATTTTAGGCAACTGACTGTTCCTAagccaaatttatttaaaggtttACTAAGAGAAAAGTTGTGTGAGATTTGCGAAAAAGGCTACAATCTTATAAAGTGCAAAGGGTGCTACTGTATGTTTCATGTTGACTGTGTTAAgaagaaaactgaaataatcGAAGTAACTTCCAGTGTTAGAGGaaggaagaaaaagaaaaaacccAGGGGCAGAAAGCCAAAGGACCACAACAGCCTTGATTCCGATTATCAAAACGACGAAAGATCCCAAGATCCCAACGCTTCCGATGAAATGCTAAATACGTCTATAGAAAATGACATTGAACCTTATGTAATTGCAAATGCTGACGATTTTGAAGCTCAGCTAGCTGTGAAAATGAAGGAACTCCTTGAAAATCCTGAAAATAATTTGGAAAATGATGCCTATTCAAGCGCAGAAGAACTAGATTGGAACGATACAGATTACGGTGAATGCAAGATTGTTGATGTATTGCCACGTAAGAAAAATCTAGGGAACGACATCGACTATTCCAATTTTAAATGCAATGACTGTCAGAAATACGAAATTCCGGTTTGTTTCGTGTGTAAAACATCTGTATCTCCGAAGAATAAGGCTGCGCATAGACAACGATGTCAAGTGGCCCACTGCCAAAAGTATTATCATTTAGAATGCTTAGACCATTGGCCGCAAACTCAGTTTAACGCTGGGGAGCTTTCTAGAAAAAACAATAGCAATCAGCTTGTGGAGGCTTTGACTTGTCCACGCCATGTTTGTCATACGTGTGTATGCGACGATCCCAGAGGATGTAAGACGAGGTTCAGTGGAGACAAGCTTGCCCGATGTGTGAGGTGTCCGGCAACTTACCATACCTTTACGAAATGTCTTCCAGCAGGCTCTCAAATACTAACTGCCTCGCATATTATTTGCCCGCGGCATTATGAACACAG GCCGGGAACGCAGCCGCGCCACGTCAACACAGGCTGGTGTTTCATATGCGCCCTTGGTGGTACACTGATATGCTGCGAGTACTGTCCAACCTCCTTCCACGCAGAGTGCCTTAACATAGATCCGCCTGaag GTGGATACATGTGTGAAGACTGTGAAACTGGTCGATTGCCATTGTATGGCGAGATGGTTTGGGTTAAACTAGGACATTATAG ATGGTGGCCCGGTATAATCCTGCACCCTTCAGAGATCCCGTTGAACATCCAAGCCGTGAAACATTCGCAGGGCGAGTTTGTGGTGCGGTTCTTTGGACAATACGACTACTATTGGGTGAATAGAGGCAGGGTGTTTCCTTTCCAAGAAG gtGATTCCGGCAGAATAACAACTCAAAAATCGAAAATTGATGCCGCTTTCACCATGGCGATGGAGCATGCACAGAGAGCTTGTGAGATCTTAAAAA CCGCATCACCAAACGAAGTGGAATCGATGGACATAGCGTCATCTCTACTACCACCGCACTACGTGAAGTTAAAAGTGAACAAACCGTGCGGCTCTTTATGCGGGAAGAAGATAGATATAGAGGAGAGCTCGCTCACACAGTGTGAATGTGACCCCAACGAGGTTGACCCCTGCGGGCCTTATACACAGTGCCTTAATAG GATGTTACTAACAGAATGCGGGCCTACTTGTCGGGCCGGCGACAGATGTAATAATCGCGCTTTCGAGAAGCGACTATACCCTAAAATGACACCCTACAGAACATCGGCCAGGGGATGGGGTTTAAAAACCCTCCAGGATGTCAAAGCGG GTCAATTTGTAATAGAATACGTGGGCGAGTTGATAGACGAGGAGGAGTTTAAGAGGCGCATGCGTAGGAAACAGGAAGTGAGAGACGAGAACTTCTATTATCTCACTTTGGACAAGGAGCGGATGATCGACGCCGGACCTAAAGGCAATTTGGCcag gtttatGAATCACTCTTGCGAACCAAACTGTGAAACTCAAAAGTGGACCGTATTGGGAGATGTTCGTGTGGGTTTATTTGCAATCAATGATATACCAGca AACAGTGAACTCACTTTCAATTATAATCTGGAGTCAACGGGTATAGAGAAGAAACCTTGCATGTGCGGCGCAAAGCGATGCTCCGGTTACATAGGAGAGAAACCTAAACAG GAGGACCAaccaaagaaaaacaaaccgGCGATACCAACCAAGCGTTCATACAAAAAGCGAAAAAATATAGAACTGTCACCTTCCACCAAACCGAAGCAAAAAGTTGGCAGGCCATACAAACCGAGGGAGTTAACGGAGATCGAAAAGGACCTACTAATAATCAAGAATGCCACTAACAGTATATCAAGTGAATCAGAATCAAGTAGTCTACTGAGTATTGATAGTAAAGATTCTAAGGGATTGAAACGTAGGAGAACGGATGATATATTTTCACCATGTACGAAGAAATATAAGTTTGAGAAACCTATTGAAAGTGACATCAACCTAGAATCAAATAATTGA